One stretch of Chitinivibrionales bacterium DNA includes these proteins:
- a CDS encoding DUF1499 domain-containing protein: MNRMFTEALGCGIFLVLCVCSGTRPSNLGMQSGKLAPCPQSPNCVSTFASDKTHAIKPLTYTGTNVEAKQKLIRVIDSLPRTRIISDTGNYLDVEFTSFLWRFVDDVEFVLDDSTKTIQFRSASRLGYGDMGVNRKRMETIRAKFDLSK; this comes from the coding sequence ATGAACCGGATGTTTACAGAGGCCCTGGGCTGTGGCATTTTCCTGGTTTTGTGCGTGTGCTCCGGAACGCGCCCCTCGAATCTCGGCATGCAGAGCGGCAAGCTCGCGCCATGTCCCCAATCACCCAACTGCGTATCGACGTTTGCGTCCGACAAGACCCACGCCATCAAGCCATTGACCTACACCGGGACCAACGTCGAAGCGAAGCAAAAGCTCATCCGGGTGATCGACTCTCTCCCCCGCACCAGGATCATTTCAGACACCGGCAACTATCTTGATGTTGAATTCACTTCGTTTCTGTGGCGGTTTGTCGACGACGTGGAATTCGTGCTCGACGACAGCACAAAAACGATTCAATTCAGATCGGCCTCGCGGCTCGGCTACGGCGACATGGGAGTCAACCGCAAGCGCATGGAGACGATCCGGGCAAAATTCGATTTGTCAAAGTGA